The window agatccaaaatatcatggcaaaaccaaacacatagataccaagtataatttcgTCAAAGATGCGATtacacgaaaagatgtgaacttacagtacatattacgcatagaatggtagcagatcctatgacaaagccaatacctagagatgtgttttgtggccatatgaaatctctaggattgcgtagagactgatgtactgaatattgtaatttccctaagtgttcacatttgatgaatttgtgttttcatcattaatgcctatgaatatttgtttgatctttatgcatcttaatgctctgtgcattactttaagttgagaaagtatgtcgaacagatataagattggcccactcacacgggtaatcgcctctatttactgtgtgataaataaagatgagactatttttaagcttattatccaggtgataatcgagagctcaagcttaaaacatgTATGTCGcattaactgagtgttaagatgaggatatAATAtgtactatgtccgaaagtaaaataccccacatattttactttatctgtctatgatgccagatgtgagttctgatgaattttgtgaatgagtagatgcgtgaactcaagttagacattgggtatgtctgaactatcatctatacggtattgaaagtgtagacatacgctccatgggaaaggagttaataccgtaatacgtatttcatactacggatgcatgagacgaccaataagagtggcaaaaagtttgatctcaacttttatgtcgtgtgagactcttgaggaaaagagttcctcaatttttagtcccctcatgactcttacttattctcaagatttctatttagtgtttgctatcttaggatgttaccaatggtcatgagttgattcgatctaatggggcatttctagaaaagcaagctaaactgaaattgagagtttgaaggaaataggaagatcgattttggaaaatcacattgtaattttgtattcaccggttaaccaattatgactgtctttgggataatcataattgtgaatacaatatatatatcattatttaaaagagatcaagagagatgtaaatgtgatcgatcgatctaaggtactgcatactaaatctactcaggatgtgatgcccattatgagctgctatatattcctaacagatgtatagcaacgagctctcaaagtatgccggtcgcacggattattcaccggtatgaatgttgaagagaggtaaagagaatcatattcggcccaccatgtgcgagtgtgagatgatggttttatgtgatgggcttaaggcccgtccgcccaagttaggcctgaaagcccggcccacatgattagggcccgtggatggagggacatgGATGAAAGGGTACGTTCCTTTCTGTTTGAGGGacatatataagggaggaaagagagggagaatgcACCCTTTGGCATTTagtacgtacgttcctctccctctctccctctaaaAGAAAAGCGAGCGCAAACGACGAtgccatcttcccttcaaggccaatcgaagtcatcggatcgaacgggatcggtttctcttcctcaaacttcgacgttggtgtttaatctgtggctaacaaggtacgctcgattctgtggtgtgctttaggatcggtgatacatgtatTTCCCGGGCTTATCTTCCGCAttcattttaggggttcgatttagtgtcgaatccggtttttggggatccgttattcccaacagcAAGCATCAATGAACTTGTTGTGGCAGAATGAGAAGGAGAATATAAAGGAGTTGATTGGGAGGGACGGAACGAGAGAGGGAAATCTTGGTTGCACTTTGATTTGGGGTGGGCAAGGCGTCAGCAAGACGTTCGTCACGAGATGCGTCTACAGGGAAGACGCCTGGGCTTTGAGTGGTGCGCTTCGGTCCGCCTCACAGTCGGAATGGGCATGCAGGATTTCTTATTCGAGATACTGAAGCAAATGGGGAAGCTAGCGAGGGAGGTGAAGGACATGAATTTGCACGAGATGACGGAAATGCACCGCATCGAATTGGAAAAGAAGTTCCTCATTGTGTTGGATGGCGTGCGCCCGTCCAACGGACAACTCCCGCCAAGGTTAGTGAGCATCCTGTATCATGGGCCTGGCCACATAATTATCACGactcaagacctcatcatagtCCACAAGAAAATCTTAAAAGAGGCAAGGCTGATCGAGCTAAGAAAATTGAACAACAAACAAAGCCAGCAAATGCTCGCCAAGAAGTTGCCGGGATTACCCGACTATCAGAGCCTCTCAAAAGACAGTATCCTAGAAATTTGTCGGGGGTTGCCGCTCCGTATATCCTTATTCAGCGAGTTGCTGCCAGATGCTGAAAAGCACGAACGCGTAGCGTTTGCGAAAGGTGGTTTTAAGATGTAATTATTAGATCTACTACAATTGAGTTACCATAAATTGCCAGCCCATCTAAAACTGTGCTTCATCTACAGGGCTTtgttcccccccccccccagcATCCCCCGTTCCGACAAGAAGGCTAGTGAGGCTGTGGTTGGCTGAGGGCTTATTGGATTCGCATTGTTACAATAGAGAAGGGACAACGGCGCCCAAGGAAGTGGGAGAGACTTCCATTCTGGAGCTCGTGGAAAGGAACGAGATCGAGGTGGTGAGCTGGAGAGGGATGGATTCCCCAAAGCTTGCTACATGCACACCTCTCCGAATGACATGATTTGCCTGATCGCGATGGACATGGGGTTCCTCCACGGACATGCCGCTAGCAAGTCAAAAGACAAGAGTGACTGTGACCCAACGGGCCAGCAACAACGGCTGATGGCCCACTGGCGTGAAACCAAGGTCCGGTGGCTCGTGGAGCACCCGAACATAGTCAGAGATGGCTGCGGTGACAGCTGCCCCGGTTTGAACCTCGGCCATGTCCACTCGTATCTGTCATTCTACACGAGGAGAGGCATGCTTACCAAGGATATCAGCACGTTCCTCAGGAACATGATCCCCAGGACCGCCTGTAGCTTGCTGAGGGTACTTGACTTGGAGGGTGTGTGTAGGCCATCCTTGGAAGGTGTGCTCCATAAGCCGGCGCTAGTAAAGTACCTAGGATTAAGATCCACGGTGTTGCACTCGATCCCTAGTGTAGTTGCGGATCTGCATTATCTCGAGACTCTTGACATAAAGGACACCTACATCACTTCCCTGCCATATTCCTTCTGGAAGGCGAGGAACTTGAGGCACTCACATCTCAACCGGTTGTACATCGACTTAAAGAACATCCTCGAGGATGGTAATGCCTTGACTAAACTCCAAACCTTAAGCGGGCTGGTTATCAGTGAAGTGAAGGAGAGCTCGATGATGGGCCACATGAGAAGCTTGACCACGCTGAAGCTTTTCTTGCACCAATTGGCTAGGGATACCTCAGGCACTGCAGGAAAAGCAGTAGCCGATTTGATTCGCTCTAGGCTCACCAATCTCCAGTCCTTGACCTTAGGGGTGACCAAAAATGCCAAGCCCGTGAAATCGCAGATAGGCCCCTTACCGAAATTGTCGTTGGCGGATTATCACGGACCGTTCGTGCTCTACTTGCCGGACCGACTCAACAAACCCATCTGGACACAGCTCCTGCCAGTCTCGCTCAGGGTTTTGACCCTGTCGAGTTCGAGGGTGGAAGCAGACATGATGACTGAGTTGGGTGGCCTCCTGAGACACCTGAGGACACTCAGGCTGTTGGCCAATTCTTTCCTAGGCACTAGTCTGAGGTTCGCCAAAGATGGGTTTCCAAGCCTCATGAtcttgaagatttggaagctGCCTCGCCTTCAGGAGGTGATTATTGAACAAGGAGCAACGCCACatctcaaatttctcaagttTAGGCACCTCGATATGATGAAAAATGTTGAGGGGCTCAACCAGTGTGGGGAGTTGGAGAATTTCTGTGTGGTAGTCAGAAAGGGTGCTGATGGTTTTGTCGACCATCTCAAGGTGGGAGAAGGAAGGGGTACGCCTCTGCACAAAAGAGAAGCCACCGACACGAATGACGAGGACGACAGGCATGGAACCatataaaatctcaaatatgtCGTTTACGCTTGActcaatgaaaatgtttttatagattgataatttcaataattacttATTAGTTATTAAAAAGAACGGGAAATATCAGGAACGGAAAAGAGGATGATGTACCAGGACGTTGAGGAGAGACTCGAACTGCGGAACACGTTTTTACACataatgatgaaaatgttttcatagaCTCGATAATTTCTTATTAGTGATTAAAAGCCatgaatatgatttttattgattaagaATTGTGTCGGCTCATTTCACCAAACCAAGTCAATACATATTAAGAAATTATGATGGCTACAATCGATCCTACTAAATAACATAAAATCACATGGACAATATCATTTAACCTTTGTGGAACCTAATGTTGGATTCAAAAGTAACCTTTGGAACCAACCTTACTTCCCGTAGCCTATGCACACTGAGTGAGCTTTCACCTTGCTCACATACAAGACCATGAAGAAGAGATAACGAGATGTTAATAAAATAGTTAAGACCTCTTGTTTACATACCGTATCATAGTTCAAGAAAAGAAGCTTCTCATATAGAAACAAATCTACAAGgtcgctttctttttctttttttctttttttttttttcactattaCGAGTACTATTAGGACATTTGCGtatgcatgtgtgtgtgtgaagcTTACTTATTTGGCGGTTCCTCATTTCCTACAGTGATGATGATAACTAGTGGAGTAGCTTCTCCTTGAATACAAGTTACTACAACGATCTTCGGAGCTGAACATATGTTATGTATATGTCCCATTTTCCCACCCCTAagcccctcctctctctctctctctctctctctctctctctctctctctctctctctctctaaatgtGCGAAGAAACAATTTCATGTACCGGTTATATTATGTGATGAATTGACGTGATGTCATTGAATATCAAATTTcgaattcattttcaattttttctcttgACCTATGCTCTGTTTTGGGGTCTTTTCATTGTAAATACTGGATCACCCCTGATTATATTTGCCGCAAACGAGTATTTCTTCGGTCCATAAGGTTGTTGGTGCTACTTGGTCCGAGAGTAGTGGTTTGAGTTCAATGCAGTGGCGTCGAAGTATGGGAGGTGCCATGCGTTAGACGATGCGTGGAAGGTGTTTGCTGAAATTATCCAAGAGAAGGATTGGTAATGTTGCACGCAAAATTCGATTATGCTCAGCCAGGAACTGTAGGAATGCGCTTCTCTCAGTTAGAGGATTCTGATTCCAACAAATAAGCTAGGTCAAACATCTCCTTTTGTATATGATCATGTATGAATTCGCTTCGTGTTCAGTTTTCATACTCAGGCCCATGCGAATGGAGCTACAATCTTGACTGGCTTCTTTTTTAGTGGGTATCATAGAATTTCACCCAGAGGCCTGGAACTAGGGCACATGCCTATTGATATCATCAGCATTGCCAGCTGAACATGCTGGATTAAGCTATACCTGCAACTCATATCCACTACTTGCTGATTTCCTGGCTATGAGTGTTTTACATGTTTAGAGTATGTTGATTTCTTGGCTATGAGTGCTGCCCATGGTTTGAATATGCTGGCTTCAGGGCTAAACATGCTATTATATGTTCAAAATATGCTGAATTCATAGCTATAGATGCTgtatttacttaaaatttgcaGTGATTAGAGACGCTGTCCATGCTTAAACCTTGGTGAATTCTTGATTATAAGTGTTGTCCATGCCTTAAATGGGCTGTATTCACGATTATATGAGCTGTCCATGGtttgaatttgtttgatatatGTTCATGTTTGTTGTCTGTAGCCATTTCTGTACAGATAATGAAGGTTTGGTTTCATTTAGATATTATCTTGGCTATGTAAATAAATGTGTCATTGTGGGAAAGGGTTATGTGGGATTTAGAATGATCTCTTCCATTGCACTTGATGTCTTGAATACTCTAAACATTTCTTGAATGTTGGACGCTCTTTATTGCACGTTGGTTAGGAGGATTTTGGCATCATTCAATTGTTGTTTTGTTTGCCTATAATGTTACATTGACAAACCATTGATCCTTCACCATTTTGACATGTTTAGGCAT of the Eucalyptus grandis isolate ANBG69807.140 chromosome 10, ASM1654582v1, whole genome shotgun sequence genome contains:
- the LOC120288811 gene encoding disease resistance protein Pik-2-like, whose translation is MRLQGRRLGFEWCASVRLTVGMGMQDFLFEILKQMGKLAREVKDMNLHEMTEMHRIELEKKFLIVLDGVRPSNGQLPPRLVSILYHGPGHIIITTQDLIIVHKKILKEARLIELRKLNNKQSQQMLAKKLPGLPDYQSLSKDSILEICRGLPLRISLFSELLPDAEKHERRRDNGAQGSGRDFHSGARGKERDRGGELERDGFPKACYMHTSPNDMICLIAMDMGFLHGHAASKSKDKSDCDPTGQQQRLMAHWRETKVRWLVEHPNIVRDGCGDSCPGLNLGHVHSYLSFYTRRGMLTKDISTFLRNMIPRTACSLLRVLDLEGVCRPSLEGVLHKPALVKYLGLRSTVLHSIPSVVADLHYLETLDIKDTYITSLPYSFWKARNLRHSHLNRLYIDLKNILEDGNALTKLQTLSGLVISEVKESSMMGHMRSLTTLKLFLHQLARDTSGTAGKAVADLIRSRLTNLQSLTLGVTKNAKPVKSQIGPLPKLSLADYHGPFVLYLPDRLNKPIWTQLLPVSLRVLTLSSSRVEADMMTELGGLLRHLRTLRLLANSFLGTSLRFAKDGFPSLMILKIWKLPRLQEVIIEQGATPHLKFLKFRHLDMMKNVEGLNQCGELENFCVVVRKGADGFVDHLKVGEGRGTPLHKREATDTNDEDDRHGTI